The genomic stretch TTAAAATTTAAAGGAGTGATTGTTATGAAAAAGTTTTTTAATTTAATGCTTATGTCTTTATTGTCAGTTATAATTTCTGTTTCTGTATTTGCAAAAGGTGATGTCATTTATGTTGGGACAAATGCAGAGTTTGCACCATTTGAATATCTTGAAAAAAATAATATAGTTGGTTTTGATATTGATTTATTGAATGCAATTTCAAAAGAAACTGGTTTAGAATTTAAAATACAAGATATGGCTTTTGATGGATTACTTCCTGCTTTACAAACTAAAAAAGTTGATATGGTTATAGCAGGAATGACTGCAACACCTGAAAGAGAAAAAGCTGTTGCTTTCTCTAAACCATATTTTAAAGCTAAACAAGTGGTAATAACAAAAGGTGAAGATAAATCTTTAAAATCATTTAAAGACTTATCTGGTAAAAAAGTTGGAGTTATGTTAGGTTTTACAGGAGACACTGTTGTTAGTGAAATTAAAGGTGTAAAGGTCGAAAGATTTAATGCTGCCTATGCTGCAATTTTAGCATTATCTCAAAATAAAATAGATGCTGTTGTTCTTGATTCTGAACCTGCTAAAAATTATACTGCTAATAATAAACAATTTGTTATAGCAAATATCCCTGCTGAAGAAGAAGACTATGCTATTGCCTTTAGAAAAAATGATAAGGAATTAATCAATAAAGTTAATGCTGCACTTGATAAAATAAAAGCTAATGGAGAATATGATAAAATATTAAAAAAATACTTTAAATAAAATCTATTTATGGTACAATTAAAGAAAACTTGTTTAAAGAAAGGAAAGGATATGTACTATAATTTTAATCAGTATATAAATTTAGGAGCTACTTTGGAAAAAAATGGTTGTAGCTTTGCTATCTATGCAAAAAAGGTTAATACTCTTTCTTTAAATATTTTTTATTCTTCAGAAGACATTATTCCTTATAGGAAATACACATTAAATTCTTCTGACCATAGACTAGGAGATATTTGGAGCATATTTTTAGAGGAGATAAAAGAAGGAACTTTATACAATTGGGAAATTGATGGAGTTTCAATATTGGACCCTTATGCACTTGCATACACTGGAAATGAACCTATTGAAAATAAAAAGTCCATTGTTCTTGCAAGAGTTGGTACTGAAACAAAGCATGTTCTTATTCCTAAAAAAGATATGATAATATATGAAAGCCATATTGGTTTATTTACAAAATCTCCAAGTTCCAATACTTTAACTAAGGCAACTTATTCTGCTTTTGAAGAAAAGATACCTTATTTAAAGGATTTAGGTATTAATACTGTAGAATTTTTACCAATTTTTGAATGGGATGATTATACTGGAAATTTAGATAGAGAATCTCTTTTCTTGAAAAATGTCTGGGGATATAATCCTATTAGTTTTTTTTCTTTAACAAAAAAATATTCTTCTTCAAATAATAAAAATTCTGCTGATGAAATAAAAGAATTTAAAAATTTAGTTTCCTCTCTCCATGAAAATGGTATAGAAGTAATTTTAGATGTCGTCTATAATCATACAGCAGAAGGTGGATTAGGAGGAAAAGTATATAATTTTAAAGCTATGGGAGAAAATATTTTTTACACAAAAGATAGAGAAAATCATTTTATAAACTTTTCAGGTTGTGGAAACACCTTAAATTGTAATCATAAGGTTGTAAAAGATATGATTATCCAATCTTTACTATACTGGTATTTGGAAGTTGGGGTTGATGGTTTCCGTTTTGATTTAGCACCTGTTTTAGGTAGAGATTCCCATAGCCAATGGGCTAGACACTCATTACTCCATGAATTAATAGAACATCCTATTTTATCTCATGCTAAATTAATTGCAGAAAGTTGGGATTTAGGTGGGTATTTCGTTGGAGCTATGCCAAGTGGTTGGTGTGAATGGAATGGAGCATACAGAGATACTGTCAGGCAATTTATAAGAGGAGATTTTGCTCAAGTACCAGAAATTATTAAGAGAATATTTGGAAGTGTTGATATTTTCCATGCCAATAAAAATGGTTACCAATCAAGTATTAATTTTATATGTTGTCATGATGGTTTTACTATGTGGGATTTAGTTAGCTATAACCTAAAACATAATCTTTTAAATGGTGAAAATAACCAAGATGGTGAAAATAATAACCATTCATATAATCATGGTGAAGAAGGCTTTACTAAAAATCCTCATATTATATCTTTAAGAAAACAACAAATTAAAAATATGCTTCTTATTTTATATATTTCTCAAGGTATTCCAATGTTACTTATGGGAGATGAAATGGGAAGAACTCAACTTGGTAATAATAATGCTTATTGTCAAGACAATGCTACAACTTGGGTAGATTGGAATAGAAAAAAAGAATTTGAAGATGTTTTTCT from Fusobacterium simiae encodes the following:
- a CDS encoding glycogen debranching protein — protein: MYYNFNQYINLGATLEKNGCSFAIYAKKVNTLSLNIFYSSEDIIPYRKYTLNSSDHRLGDIWSIFLEEIKEGTLYNWEIDGVSILDPYALAYTGNEPIENKKSIVLARVGTETKHVLIPKKDMIIYESHIGLFTKSPSSNTLTKATYSAFEEKIPYLKDLGINTVEFLPIFEWDDYTGNLDRESLFLKNVWGYNPISFFSLTKKYSSSNNKNSADEIKEFKNLVSSLHENGIEVILDVVYNHTAEGGLGGKVYNFKAMGENIFYTKDRENHFINFSGCGNTLNCNHKVVKDMIIQSLLYWYLEVGVDGFRFDLAPVLGRDSHSQWARHSLLHELIEHPILSHAKLIAESWDLGGYFVGAMPSGWCEWNGAYRDTVRQFIRGDFAQVPEIIKRIFGSVDIFHANKNGYQSSINFICCHDGFTMWDLVSYNLKHNLLNGENNQDGENNNHSYNHGEEGFTKNPHIISLRKQQIKNMLLILYISQGIPMLLMGDEMGRTQLGNNNAYCQDNATTWVDWNRKKEFEDVFLFTKNMIKLRKSYSIFKKETPLIEGKEVILHGIKLYQPDLSYHSLSIALQLKDIESNTDFYIAFNSYSEQLYFELPKLENKSWYILTDTSKVDTCSFKETKWDYPAYCVLSKSSVVLISK
- a CDS encoding basic amino acid ABC transporter substrate-binding protein, encoding MKKFFNLMLMSLLSVIISVSVFAKGDVIYVGTNAEFAPFEYLEKNNIVGFDIDLLNAISKETGLEFKIQDMAFDGLLPALQTKKVDMVIAGMTATPEREKAVAFSKPYFKAKQVVITKGEDKSLKSFKDLSGKKVGVMLGFTGDTVVSEIKGVKVERFNAAYAAILALSQNKIDAVVLDSEPAKNYTANNKQFVIANIPAEEEDYAIAFRKNDKELINKVNAALDKIKANGEYDKILKKYFK